The genomic stretch GACGGCATCAAAGGTGCCCAGGCGCATCCTGGTCAGCCGACTGCGCTTCCTCGGCGATGTCGTGCTCACCACCCCGCTGCTGCGCGCGCTGCGCCGGGCATTTCCGGAGGCGAGGATTGCCTATCTGGCGGAGAGTCCTTACATCGAGGTCCTCGCTCACCACCCGCACGTGGACGGCCTGCTACCTTTGGACCGTCAGACTCGCGCTGCGCAACTCTCCACGCTGCGGCAGCTGCGCCGGGCGCACTTTGACCTCACCATCGACCTCTTCGGCAACGCTCGCTCCGCCCTGTTGCTTTGGCTCAGCGGTGCACGCCAGCGTATCGGTTTTGACTACCGGGGGCGTCGG from Calditrichota bacterium encodes the following:
- a CDS encoding glycosyltransferase family 9 protein, which encodes MTASKVPRRILVSRLRFLGDVVLTTPLLRALRRAFPEARIAYLAESPYIEVLAHHPHVDGLLPLDRQTRAAQLSTLRQLRRAHFDLTIDLFGNARSALLLWLSGARQRIGFDYRGRR